Proteins encoded within one genomic window of Cyanobacterium sp. HL-69:
- a CDS encoding putative plasmid protein has translation MNKTNPYANLTKNLKAKTDKTKSENLTKIQEGDSKNIEQEESLSMESINKEESQSVVPKKKGRPSTGKRSNPDWIGRTYYIRKEIDFDVADQLLKLKREGIDLDKSDLVNFLLEEWVKSQQGERATFRIGENM, from the coding sequence ATGAATAAGACTAATCCCTATGCTAATTTAACTAAAAACTTAAAAGCGAAGACCGATAAAACTAAATCTGAAAATCTTACCAAGATTCAAGAGGGAGATAGTAAAAATATAGAGCAAGAAGAATCTTTATCAATGGAGTCTATTAACAAGGAAGAATCTCAGTCAGTAGTACCAAAGAAAAAAGGCAGACCATCCACGGGGAAGCGTAGTAATCCTGATTGGATTGGTCGTACTTATTATATAAGGAAAGAAATTGATTTTGATGTAGCAGACCAACTGCTAAAACTTAAGCGAGAGGGTATTGATTTAGATAAATCTGACTTGGTGAATTTTCTCCTTGAAGAATGGGTAAAAAGTCAACAAGGTGAAAGGGCGACATTTCGCATTGGTGAAAATATGTAA
- a CDS encoding putative plasmid protein — MSKSRYPDNWNEIAFKQKEKVKWRCQKCGVQCIKPGDKTAHLSKSNRAKITMVVHHSNYQPEDNREENLVCLCTACHLSYHTRKRGNISIGQLSLDLDVNN; from the coding sequence ATGAGCAAGAGTCGTTATCCCGATAACTGGAATGAGATTGCCTTCAAACAAAAGGAGAAAGTTAAATGGCGGTGTCAAAAATGCGGTGTGCAGTGCATTAAGCCGGGGGATAAGACGGCTCATCTTAGTAAATCGAACCGTGCCAAAATAACTATGGTGGTTCATCATTCTAATTATCAACCAGAGGATAATAGAGAAGAAAACTTGGTTTGCCTTTGTACCGCTTGTCATTTGAGTTACCATACCAGAAAGCGTGGTAATATCAGCATCGGACAGTTATCTCTTGATTTAGACGTTAATAACTAA
- the parA-2 gene encoding plasmid partitioning protein ParA gives MFITVTGFKGGVGKTTTAVHLACYFSQFGKTLLVDGDPNQSATAWEKRGQLPFKIVNLMAAAKYSQEYEHIIIDTAARPDADEMKALVDGCDLLILPTSAEALAIDALLQTVDLLHDLGGDYRILLTMIHPPPVKTGQMAKQALMDADLKLFEGEIRRYIAYEKASLMGVPVYESGDRRGKIAWKDYQKIGKEIYS, from the coding sequence ATGTTTATTACCGTAACGGGATTTAAAGGTGGGGTAGGGAAAACGACTACAGCGGTGCATCTTGCTTGTTACTTTTCCCAATTTGGTAAAACCTTGTTGGTGGATGGAGATCCCAATCAATCAGCTACTGCGTGGGAAAAACGAGGACAGTTACCGTTCAAAATAGTTAATCTGATGGCGGCGGCTAAGTATTCTCAGGAATATGAGCATATTATTATTGATACCGCTGCGCGCCCCGATGCTGACGAGATGAAGGCTTTAGTGGATGGTTGCGACTTGTTAATATTACCTACTTCCGCAGAAGCTCTTGCCATAGATGCTCTTTTGCAAACCGTTGATTTACTTCACGATTTAGGGGGAGATTATCGAATTTTACTTACTATGATTCACCCACCCCCAGTAAAGACTGGACAAATGGCAAAACAGGCATTAATGGATGCTGATTTGAAACTATTTGAAGGGGAAATCCGCCGTTATATTGCCTATGAAAAAGCGTCTCTTATGGGTGTTCCTGTATATGAATCGGGAGATCGTCGGGGGAAAATTGCATGGAAAGACTATCAAAAAATCGGTAAGGAGATTTATTCATGA